CAGTATAAGCAATACCTGCCTGTACCTGTTCAGATGCCTATAAGTCCGACCCAAAGCTCCAATTTTTCTGATATTAAGCATAACCAGGGATTAGATCCTGTCCAAAAGACAAATTGTTAAGAACAAAAAAACAAATCACTCGAATTGCATTTATTAGGTTTGACCTAAGACTGCAAAAAGTCAGAGAATAGCCTCATCGTCATACCTGACTTGATCCGGCATTCAGTATTTTCAGACACTTATAGATTCCGGCATTAATCCGGGAGCAAGGGGAAACTATTGAGTCTTGTTCTCAAGCTCTGCGATTTTGTCTTCAAGGGACTGAAGATCCGATTTCTTGGCAAGATCCATTCTGTCGATCACGGACTGAACCCGTTTTTCAATCCTTTTTTCAAGATCATCCCGCATTTCATCATATTTTTTCATCATATCATCCATGAATTTGTCGCCTTCTTCCTCAGAAAGCTTCATCTTGTCTGATATATCTTTCGCAATTGACTTTGCTTCGTCCTTGGTTTTAAGAGCAAGGCCAATACCTGTTAAAAGACTCTTCTTGATAAAATCGATCATGATATGCCTCCGGCAAAAAAAGTGGTTAAAATGAAAATTAGGGAAACCCGGCCTATAACCGGTCAGGCCTGGGGAGTGGCCTGAAGAGAAAGGAGCTATGCGAACTATTATAACAGGGTATAAACTATATACCCTGTTATTCGTGCAAATATTTCTATTTTACGAAAAAAAATACCGCTGAAGCAAGATATGTTTTGCTCCAGCGGCATAAAATAATAAAATCATTCAACTAAGAGTGTAACGGGTCTTATTTGCCGCCGAATGACTCTTCATCCATTTCAACCGCCGCGCCATTCATTATTTCGATGGCATCCATTTTTCCGCGGGTTACCGGGATTACATATTCGATAAAAAACTCGGCTGTTTTGATCTGGCCTTCGTAGAAAGGAGCATCTTTTTTCTTTGCGCCTGAATCC
Above is a genomic segment from Desulforegula conservatrix Mb1Pa containing:
- a CDS encoding phasin family protein, with protein sequence MIDFIKKSLLTGIGLALKTKDEAKSIAKDISDKMKLSEEEGDKFMDDMMKKYDEMRDDLEKRIEKRVQSVIDRMDLAKKSDLQSLEDKIAELENKTQ